Genomic segment of Synechococcales cyanobacterium T60_A2020_003:
TGCCAGAATCGTCGCGTTGTGTAGTGCATTAAATTTCAGATTTCACGGCAATGCCCTGCCTGAAACTCAGCGATCGCCTCTTGGGCTAGCGCTTCTAATCTACCATCTGCAACATCACGCTCTAGCTGTTCATCCCAGCGTTCATAATCTAAATCAAGAAACCATTGCCTTAGCTTCTCAAACTCATGAGGTGGAAGTGAGAGAATTGCATTTTCAATCTGCTCAAGATTTGACATGGATTTTTACGGCTCTGTTCTTGAGGGAATTATAGCTGTGTAGGCAAAGGCTAATCGCGGTACAAAGGCTTTATAGTCCATCACTCGCAGACAGCAAATGCTCCACCTCGGCGGCGATCGCCCGCCCCGTCAAAGAGGCGATCGCCCAGACTTTGCACCGCATGAACGCCGCCAAAAAACATATTGTGGGTATCCCAAGGAATGATCTGATCGTTCAGCGAACCGTCTAGGGTTGAGGGCGTGACCGGAGTGAGCCCCGGTTCCAGGTTAAACACGCCATTTTCCCAGTGAATACGCGGCGCGTTGACGGCTTCGTCCATCGGCATTTGGAAATCGATCAGGTTGGAAATGACTTGCAGAATTGCCGTACGGATTCGGTTTGATCCGCCCGAACCCAGCACAATCTCTGGGCGATCGCCCTTCAGCACAATCGTAGGAGCCATCATGGAAGAAATCCGCTGATTTTCGACCCAGCCGTGGAACCCGCCCGGATGCAGATCAGCCTCGCCCAGCATGTTGTTGATCAAAATGCCCGTTCCTGGAATCACGTAGCCCGATCCTTCGCCGTTGGAGGTGGTCACACTGGCGGCATTACCCTCCGCATCCACCACGCTGAGATGGGTGGTGCTGCCCCATTTGTTGACTGGAGTTTGGCCTGACAACAGGGGTTGCAGAAGGGTTTGATAGGCTTCGACATGGGATGGGGCGAGAAAGCGATCGGCAATCCCCGGTTCGTACAGCCGACCATCGTAGCCATCGGATCGGGCTTGGTTGGTGAGGCGCATCACCTGAGCCAAAATTCGCAAGTGTTCCTCGCTGCCAAAGGTGAGTGATTCTACGCTGAGGTCGTTGAGCAAACGGAGGGCAAAGGCGATCAGGGTGCCGCCGGAACTGGGCGGCGGATTGGTGACCAGGGTTTCGTTGCGGTAGCGGGTGATGAAGGGCGATCGCTCGATGACCTGATAGTTTAGCAAATCGTTGCGGGTGAGATAGCCGCCCCGGTGTTGGCAGTCGTGGAGGAGGCGCTGTGCCCACTCCCCCTCATAAAATTCGCCAATGCCGTGTTTCGTAATGTGGGCTAGACTGTGTCCCAAGTCCGGATTGACGAGGCGATCGCCCGGTTTGACCAGTTCGTCAGCGGGGAAATAGGAGGATCGCAGATCAGTGGCATGAACCAAGATCGGCTCTAGCAAGCGGCAGCAATAGCCCTGAAAGTCCGTAACCTCCACCCCATGCAAGGCATACTGAATGGCGGGGTCAGCCACTGCTGCAAAGGAGAGGCGTCCCAGGGATTGATGCACCTGCCAGAGTCCTGCAAGTACCCCCGGCACCGCCATCGACCCTAGCCCGATGTGAAACTCCTGGGTAGCGGTGCCAAAGTCCACCTCCACCGGAAAGAAATCGACCTCAGCGATCGCCCGTTTTTGGTGGGGTGTTTGGGTAAAGAAGTCAAACAGCACATTCTGGCCGTCGTGGGTATGGGCCAAGAGAAAGCCGCCGCCTGCCAGAGAGGTGAGGGTCGGTTCTACCACGCAGGCGGCTAAGACCGCTCCCACAGCAGCATCAAAGGCATTGCCGCCTTGGCGCAGGATTTCGATGCCTGCTTCTGCGGTTTTTGGATGTCCGGCTGCGATCGCTCCACGCATAGAGTTGATAGAGAACTGTGGTATTTAAAGATGCTATAGCTTACATCAAATTCTCAGAGAGAGCGGCACTGAATTGAGGGGCTAGATTGGAATTTCAATATAAAACGCCGTACCTTTCCCTTCTTGGGACTGGCATTTCAGAATTCCATGATGGCGTTCCACAATAATTTGATAG
This window contains:
- the ggt gene encoding gamma-glutamyltransferase, which translates into the protein MRGAIAAGHPKTAEAGIEILRQGGNAFDAAVGAVLAACVVEPTLTSLAGGGFLLAHTHDGQNVLFDFFTQTPHQKRAIAEVDFFPVEVDFGTATQEFHIGLGSMAVPGVLAGLWQVHQSLGRLSFAAVADPAIQYALHGVEVTDFQGYCCRLLEPILVHATDLRSSYFPADELVKPGDRLVNPDLGHSLAHITKHGIGEFYEGEWAQRLLHDCQHRGGYLTRNDLLNYQVIERSPFITRYRNETLVTNPPPSSGGTLIAFALRLLNDLSVESLTFGSEEHLRILAQVMRLTNQARSDGYDGRLYEPGIADRFLAPSHVEAYQTLLQPLLSGQTPVNKWGSTTHLSVVDAEGNAASVTTSNGEGSGYVIPGTGILINNMLGEADLHPGGFHGWVENQRISSMMAPTIVLKGDRPEIVLGSGGSNRIRTAILQVISNLIDFQMPMDEAVNAPRIHWENGVFNLEPGLTPVTPSTLDGSLNDQIIPWDTHNMFFGGVHAVQSLGDRLFDGAGDRRRGGAFAVCE